In one window of Acidobacteriota bacterium DNA:
- a CDS encoding MoxR family ATPase, protein MPERQLTIDEAAALGRRLETELGRTIVGQRAVLQEILIAFFAGGHCLLRGVPGLAKTLIIKTLARTVALSFNRIQVTPDLMPSDIVGAEVIEEDRSTGRREVRFMRGPVFAHILLADEINRTPPRTQAALLEAMQERQVTVGGVRYDLPAPQFVLATQNPIEQEGTYSLPEAQLDRFLLNVVIGYPTADEERQMLARTTAAPSALPDVVADGDDIAAVHRLVREIPAASNVVDYAARLVRATRPGEAETAAVVSKYVRWGAGPRAGQALLLCGKARALLEGRAAVSLDDVRALALPVLRHRVLVNFQAEAEGLDADAIVSRLLNEVSAQA, encoded by the coding sequence TGCCAGAACGTCAGCTCACGATTGATGAAGCGGCCGCGCTCGGCCGGCGGCTCGAGACCGAACTCGGACGCACGATCGTGGGGCAACGCGCCGTGCTCCAGGAGATCCTGATCGCGTTCTTCGCCGGCGGGCACTGCCTGCTACGCGGCGTGCCGGGGCTCGCCAAGACGCTCATCATCAAGACGCTGGCGCGAACCGTCGCGCTCTCGTTCAACAGGATCCAGGTCACTCCGGATCTCATGCCCTCCGACATCGTCGGCGCGGAGGTCATCGAGGAGGACCGGTCGACGGGCCGGCGCGAGGTGCGCTTCATGCGCGGGCCCGTGTTCGCGCACATCCTGCTGGCCGACGAGATCAATCGCACGCCGCCGCGCACGCAGGCCGCGCTGCTGGAAGCCATGCAGGAGCGGCAGGTGACCGTCGGAGGCGTGCGCTACGACCTGCCCGCACCGCAGTTCGTACTGGCGACGCAGAACCCCATCGAGCAGGAAGGCACGTATAGCCTGCCTGAAGCGCAGCTCGACAGGTTTCTGCTCAACGTGGTGATCGGGTATCCCACGGCCGACGAGGAACGGCAGATGCTGGCACGCACGACGGCCGCGCCGTCAGCGCTGCCGGACGTAGTGGCCGACGGCGACGACATCGCAGCAGTGCACCGGCTCGTGCGCGAGATTCCCGCCGCCAGCAACGTCGTGGACTACGCGGCGCGACTGGTGCGGGCCACGCGACCGGGCGAGGCCGAGACCGCGGCCGTCGTCTCGAAGTACGTGCGGTGGGGCGCGGGGCCGAGAGCCGGCCAGGCGCTGCTGCTATGCGGCAAGGCGCGCGCGCTGCTCGAAGGGCGTGCGGCGGTGTCGCTCGACGATGTGCGGGCGCTTGCATTGCCGGTGCTGCGTCATCGCGTGCTCGTGAACTTCCAGGCGGAGGCAGAAGGGCTCGACGCCGACGCGATCGTGTCGCGTCTGCTGAACGAGGTCTCCGCGCAGGCGTGA
- a CDS encoding DUF58 domain-containing protein, giving the protein MSAATSPVSLDPALLARIADLELAARLIVEGARLGAHRSPFTGTGAEFQQMRPYLPGDDLKHLDWKHYARTDRLFTRVYRQTTEWPVMIAIDTSRSMAFADAVGVSKLQFGVLLAAALTYLLVQQGEAVGLVTHGTETGVALPARTGRPHLVRTLGLLAGVTADGATDLGGAIRRAASRLGRRGCVALISDLYGSDDLQPALREARRMGHEVVVFHVLTPGERVLDARGDAEFVDLETGERLVANVPSVREEYATRVTAFVDEARAFCTSEGITFVEAGTDTPIDGVLRAFTQQRAPQAGGAR; this is encoded by the coding sequence GTGAGCGCCGCTACCTCGCCCGTTTCACTCGATCCCGCGCTGCTGGCGCGCATCGCCGACCTCGAGCTCGCGGCGCGCCTCATCGTCGAAGGGGCCAGGCTGGGCGCGCATCGCAGCCCCTTCACGGGCACCGGCGCGGAGTTCCAGCAGATGCGCCCGTACCTGCCCGGCGACGACCTCAAGCACCTCGACTGGAAGCACTACGCGCGCACCGATCGCCTGTTCACACGCGTGTACCGGCAGACGACAGAGTGGCCCGTGATGATCGCGATCGACACGAGCCGGTCCATGGCGTTCGCCGATGCCGTCGGCGTGTCGAAGCTCCAGTTCGGTGTGCTGCTGGCCGCGGCCCTGACGTATCTGCTGGTGCAGCAGGGCGAAGCCGTGGGCCTCGTGACGCACGGCACGGAGACGGGCGTCGCGTTGCCGGCACGTACAGGCAGACCGCATCTCGTTCGTACGCTGGGTCTGCTTGCGGGAGTGACGGCAGACGGTGCGACGGATCTCGGCGGGGCCATTCGCCGCGCGGCCTCGCGTCTGGGACGTCGTGGCTGCGTGGCGCTCATCTCGGATCTGTACGGCAGCGACGACCTGCAGCCCGCGTTGCGGGAAGCACGCCGAATGGGCCACGAGGTCGTGGTGTTCCACGTGCTCACGCCCGGAGAGCGCGTGCTCGACGCGCGCGGCGACGCGGAGTTCGTCGACCTCGAAACGGGCGAGCGTCTTGTCGCGAACGTGCCGTCCGTGCGGGAGGAGTACGCCACGCGCGTGACGGCGTTTGTCGACGAGGCGCGCGCGTTCTGCACGAGTGAAGGGATCACGTTCGTCGAAGCCGGAACTGACACGCCGATCGACGGCGTCCTGCGCGCATTCACGCAGCAGCGCGCGCCACAGGCGGGAGGCGCGCGGTGA
- a CDS encoding BatA domain-containing protein — MTWAVPAAWALAIAVALPIVAHLWSRRRPAAVLFPTLRFLRAASPVSRRLRRVQDWPLLLLRVAIVVAISAAAAGPTITASWRADVWRNRLHRVVVVDESVKRAAGDAVASLEPVATSMRVIDGGAAADLLEEAVSEATRDAKDRQTEIVVAWDGSRESLTLADLETIPEAMGIRLLVLRRDAADATSAGFDVTVEAAESDVAIRDRLLDMVRPGAEGRPYPDAPASAGSAPAPAGSALRVRPDSPPLVFVWPGATRTQADAAVPATPSALRVLDDVADDVRVRDAAERSVRDSRASGGEHSLTERTLATGPDGESLLRGRIEGNRVVFTLDATPSSPLSLWALIAAVESTRWSGGAPTRWSERASATSSAWGRDAIARIERAPTTPADVTLPGGLDTRAAWAVALVLLLVEQWWRRRGAPAVDREVADAA, encoded by the coding sequence GTGACGTGGGCCGTGCCGGCGGCGTGGGCACTGGCCATCGCCGTGGCCCTGCCCATCGTGGCGCACCTGTGGTCGCGACGCCGGCCCGCGGCGGTGCTCTTTCCCACACTGCGGTTCCTGCGCGCGGCATCGCCCGTGTCGCGACGGCTGCGTCGCGTGCAGGACTGGCCGCTGCTGTTGCTGCGAGTGGCTATCGTGGTGGCGATCAGCGCCGCGGCTGCCGGTCCGACGATCACGGCGTCGTGGCGCGCCGACGTGTGGCGCAATCGTCTGCATCGCGTCGTGGTGGTGGACGAGTCGGTGAAGCGCGCCGCCGGCGACGCGGTGGCATCGCTCGAACCTGTGGCGACATCGATGCGTGTGATCGACGGAGGTGCCGCGGCGGACCTGCTCGAGGAAGCTGTTTCGGAGGCCACGCGCGACGCGAAAGATCGGCAGACGGAGATCGTCGTCGCGTGGGATGGATCGCGCGAGAGCCTGACGCTGGCCGATCTCGAGACAATCCCGGAGGCGATGGGGATTCGATTGCTGGTGTTGCGTCGGGACGCGGCAGACGCGACGTCGGCTGGCTTCGACGTGACGGTCGAAGCGGCTGAATCGGATGTCGCGATCCGGGACCGGTTGCTGGACATGGTCCGGCCTGGCGCGGAGGGACGGCCTTACCCTGATGCGCCCGCCTCGGCAGGTTCGGCTCCCGCTCCGGCAGGATCCGCTCTCCGAGTCCGACCTGACAGTCCGCCGCTCGTCTTCGTCTGGCCGGGGGCGACGCGTACGCAGGCCGACGCCGCAGTACCTGCAACGCCGTCCGCGTTGCGCGTGCTGGACGATGTGGCTGACGACGTGCGGGTGCGGGACGCGGCGGAACGTTCGGTGCGCGATTCACGCGCGTCTGGTGGTGAGCATTCACTTACCGAACGCACGCTGGCGACAGGCCCGGACGGAGAGTCGCTTCTGCGCGGCCGAATCGAGGGCAACCGTGTCGTCTTCACGCTCGACGCCACACCATCGTCTCCACTGTCCCTGTGGGCGCTCATCGCCGCCGTCGAATCGACCAGGTGGAGCGGAGGCGCCCCCACGAGATGGAGCGAACGGGCTTCAGCCACTTCGAGTGCCTGGGGTCGCGATGCGATCGCGCGCATCGAACGCGCTCCCACCACGCCCGCTGACGTCACGCTCCCCGGTGGTCTCGACACGCGTGCGGCGTGGGCCGTCGCGCTCGTGCTCCTGCTGGTGGAGCAATGGTGGCGCAGACGAGGCGCGCCCGCCGTCGATCGTGAGGTAGCCGATGCCGCCTGA
- a CDS encoding DUF4175 family protein: protein MPPELPDGAGGASGSVRDAEWVGAWIASTWRRWRLWYAAWALVLGTGVALLLRALLMPLTTASAIACLAVGLASAVVAWWLAPGVRDVSVVVRAVERANPDLQNALFTWHECQEGAWLGEPTLPSREPVLSRGPTAMGARSLSPAIAARLVTHSRGVLRTSAPLVAVSRGAWAMAVAAVMLGVVGGFVTPKTSGPADVQAAVATSNPVPVTAGALSWAVVVTPPSYTGKPIERHEQPSRVDVLEGSRVDVTLTAWPDGATAFIGDGPLPLREDGDTRTVRLTATASDVMIVKDRNDGVLAAMTLVVVRDAPPGVRITAPGADLTRDAATGTVTIRVTARDDMAVRGLRLLYTKVSGSGESFSFEDGEWPLRIERRSAAEWEGTHTVDLATLNLAPGDSVAYHAVAHDARFGAAGTSESERFLIEIVRPGAVPAGDYSLPEPELGFALSQRMVIQLTEGLLQRQARIARQEFREDAQTLAVAQRRVRAEFVFLLGGEVVDEVEEAGHSHEIGEGRLDNQGKSDLTDAVRHMAQAEVRLTNADVREALEYEYKALASLQAAFGKARYFMRTLPNPVQLDMNRRLTGERVDAASSRWAARAFPDAARAEAIALLARLDAPGVDVTRLLPALVALDRSDGAWVAEVQRAAQDEGTEGVARVLRARVLPASPTWLSLPLPRSVAEEALGAASRPSPARKVTP, encoded by the coding sequence ATGCCGCCTGAACTGCCCGACGGCGCGGGCGGCGCATCAGGCTCCGTGCGCGACGCGGAGTGGGTCGGCGCGTGGATCGCGTCGACATGGCGCCGGTGGCGACTCTGGTACGCCGCGTGGGCGCTCGTGCTCGGCACGGGTGTGGCGCTGTTGCTGCGAGCCCTGCTGATGCCGCTCACGACAGCGAGCGCCATCGCTTGTCTCGCTGTTGGACTCGCGTCAGCCGTTGTCGCATGGTGGCTGGCGCCCGGCGTGCGGGACGTGTCGGTCGTTGTCCGAGCCGTCGAGCGCGCGAACCCGGATCTCCAGAACGCGCTGTTCACGTGGCACGAATGCCAGGAGGGGGCCTGGCTCGGAGAGCCGACCCTGCCTTCGCGGGAGCCGGTTCTGTCTCGGGGGCCGACGGCCATGGGAGCGAGGTCGTTGTCGCCGGCGATCGCCGCGAGACTCGTGACGCACTCGCGCGGCGTGTTGCGCACCTCGGCGCCGCTCGTCGCTGTCTCGCGTGGCGCGTGGGCGATGGCCGTCGCCGCGGTGATGCTCGGCGTCGTCGGCGGATTCGTCACGCCGAAGACATCGGGGCCTGCCGATGTGCAGGCAGCTGTCGCGACGTCGAACCCGGTGCCCGTGACGGCGGGCGCTCTTTCGTGGGCGGTCGTCGTCACGCCGCCGTCGTATACCGGCAAGCCGATCGAGCGGCACGAGCAGCCATCGCGCGTCGACGTACTGGAAGGGTCGCGTGTCGATGTCACGTTGACGGCGTGGCCTGATGGCGCGACGGCCTTCATCGGCGATGGACCACTGCCACTGCGCGAGGATGGTGACACACGGACCGTGCGCCTGACGGCGACCGCCTCCGACGTGATGATCGTGAAGGACCGCAACGACGGCGTGCTGGCGGCGATGACGCTGGTCGTCGTGCGCGATGCTCCACCGGGTGTCCGCATCACCGCACCGGGCGCCGACCTCACGCGTGATGCCGCGACCGGGACCGTCACCATCCGCGTCACGGCGCGCGACGACATGGCCGTGCGCGGCCTGCGCCTGCTGTACACGAAGGTGTCGGGCAGCGGCGAGAGCTTCTCGTTCGAAGACGGGGAATGGCCACTGCGTATCGAGCGTCGATCAGCGGCCGAGTGGGAAGGGACGCACACGGTCGATCTCGCCACGCTGAACCTGGCACCCGGCGATTCGGTGGCCTACCACGCCGTGGCGCACGACGCGCGGTTCGGCGCCGCGGGCACGTCGGAGTCCGAGCGCTTCCTCATCGAGATCGTGCGTCCTGGCGCGGTGCCGGCTGGCGACTACAGCCTGCCTGAACCCGAGCTCGGATTCGCGTTGAGTCAGCGCATGGTGATTCAGCTCACCGAAGGCCTGTTGCAGCGGCAGGCGCGCATCGCGCGGCAGGAGTTCCGCGAGGATGCGCAGACGCTCGCCGTGGCACAGCGGCGCGTGCGCGCGGAGTTCGTGTTCCTGCTCGGTGGAGAAGTGGTGGACGAGGTCGAGGAAGCCGGACACTCGCACGAGATCGGTGAAGGCCGTCTGGACAACCAGGGCAAGAGCGATCTCACGGACGCCGTCCGCCACATGGCGCAGGCGGAAGTTCGCCTCACGAACGCCGACGTCAGGGAAGCGCTCGAATACGAGTACAAGGCGCTCGCGTCGTTGCAGGCCGCGTTCGGCAAGGCGCGCTATTTCATGCGGACGTTGCCCAACCCGGTGCAACTCGACATGAATCGGCGCCTGACGGGTGAACGCGTCGACGCCGCGTCGAGCCGGTGGGCTGCACGCGCCTTCCCGGACGCAGCGCGTGCTGAGGCGATCGCGCTGCTGGCGCGTCTCGACGCGCCGGGCGTCGACGTGACGCGCCTCCTGCCGGCGCTCGTGGCGCTCGATCGCAGCGACGGTGCATGGGTCGCAGAGGTCCAGCGCGCGGCGCAGGACGAAGGGACCGAGGGCGTGGCGCGCGTGCTTCGCGCGCGCGTGTTGCCGGCGAGCCCGACGTGGTTGTCGTTGCCATTGCCGCGCTCGGTGGCAGAGGAGGCGCTCGGAGCAGCGAGTCGCCCGTCACCAGCACGGAAGGTGACGCCATGA
- a CDS encoding TldD/PmbA family protein, whose amino-acid sequence MAQNRRDFLKTAGAAGAALSLSDWWMAPTSAQAPKGQSGPWRTWGADVLKQAKGLGCTYAEIRFGRKRSQALNVRNGQLTSGGGFSFGGFGSAPGGGISDTFGFGVRVIHSGVWGFASSPIVTAEEIRRVVQRATDVAKASAVAKRFDVKLAPVSAYDEFYETPHTRDPFEVSLEETIALLVDATTAIQKNKQVLFATAQVSFSHDWKFLVTSEGSFIEQSLYYCSCGASATARTKGQVKTRVYTPGASTAGYEFLVNADLKGNAERVAAEAVEHSMAAPVQSGLKDLVLKPSHLALTMHEIIAHPTELDRIVGYEANYAGTSFVKLSDLKTLKYGSPLLNVYADRTHVGACGTVGFDDDGVKSQRWPIIQDGILVGLQTNRETAHYMGETESRGCTFANHWRNYPFLRMPNIQMEPGKPGSPTLEQMIADVKDGVLVDGAGSFSIDQQRYNGQFGGNAFWEIKNGKVTRMVTDFTYNAITTDFWANLDAVGPPESWEHHGMDGDAKGQPVQSNYPSHGSSPCLIRKVMVGAAFA is encoded by the coding sequence ATGGCGCAGAACCGACGAGACTTCCTGAAGACGGCCGGCGCGGCCGGTGCCGCGTTGTCGTTGAGCGACTGGTGGATGGCACCGACGTCCGCGCAGGCCCCGAAAGGGCAGAGCGGCCCGTGGCGCACGTGGGGGGCCGATGTCCTGAAGCAGGCCAAGGGGCTCGGCTGCACGTATGCCGAGATCCGGTTCGGCCGGAAGCGGTCGCAGGCGTTGAACGTACGTAACGGACAACTGACGAGTGGCGGTGGGTTCAGCTTCGGCGGCTTCGGGTCGGCGCCCGGTGGCGGCATCAGCGACACGTTCGGCTTCGGCGTGCGCGTCATCCACTCCGGCGTCTGGGGCTTTGCCAGCAGTCCGATCGTGACGGCTGAGGAGATCCGTCGCGTGGTGCAGCGCGCCACCGACGTGGCGAAGGCCAGCGCCGTCGCCAAGCGTTTCGACGTGAAGCTGGCGCCGGTGTCCGCGTACGACGAGTTCTACGAAACGCCGCACACGCGCGATCCGTTCGAGGTGTCGCTCGAAGAGACGATCGCGCTGCTGGTGGACGCCACGACGGCGATCCAGAAGAACAAGCAGGTCCTGTTCGCCACCGCGCAGGTGAGCTTTTCGCACGACTGGAAGTTCCTCGTCACGTCCGAGGGGTCGTTCATCGAACAGAGCCTGTACTACTGCTCTTGTGGCGCGTCGGCCACCGCGCGCACCAAGGGGCAGGTCAAGACGCGCGTGTACACGCCCGGTGCGTCGACGGCGGGGTACGAGTTCCTGGTGAACGCGGACCTGAAGGGCAACGCGGAACGCGTGGCCGCCGAAGCGGTGGAACACAGCATGGCCGCGCCCGTGCAGTCGGGACTGAAGGACCTCGTGCTGAAGCCGTCGCACCTGGCGCTGACGATGCACGAGATCATCGCGCATCCCACCGAGCTCGATCGCATCGTCGGCTACGAGGCCAACTATGCGGGCACGAGCTTCGTGAAGCTGTCGGACCTGAAGACGCTGAAGTACGGCAGTCCGCTGCTCAACGTGTACGCCGACAGGACGCACGTGGGCGCGTGCGGCACCGTGGGTTTTGACGATGACGGGGTGAAGTCGCAGCGCTGGCCGATCATCCAGGACGGCATCCTCGTGGGCTTGCAGACCAACCGCGAGACGGCGCACTACATGGGGGAGACCGAGAGCCGCGGCTGCACGTTCGCCAACCACTGGCGGAACTACCCGTTCCTGCGCATGCCGAACATCCAGATGGAACCCGGCAAGCCCGGGTCGCCGACGCTCGAGCAGATGATCGCTGACGTCAAGGACGGCGTGCTCGTGGACGGCGCCGGCAGCTTCAGCATCGACCAGCAGCGCTACAACGGCCAGTTCGGCGGCAACGCCTTCTGGGAGATCAAGAACGGCAAGGTCACGCGCATGGTGACCGACTTCACCTACAACGCCATCACCACCGACTTCTGGGCGAACCTCGACGCCGTCGGGCCTCCGGAGAGTTGGGAGCACCACGGCATGGACGGTGATGCCAAGGGACAGCCCGTCCAGTCCAACTATCCGTCGCATGGTTCGTCGCCCTGCCTGATCCGCAAGGTCATGGTCGGTGCGGCGTTCGCCTGA
- a CDS encoding TldD/PmbA family protein: MSCSREAVKAITDKILNMAKADAVEVDFQGGERSATRYANSSITANLIEHDQQVNITVYYGQKSATTITHQFDDASLKTAIEQAQALAKRKPDNPEAMPLVKPPQNYAPVDAVIDRTVDFGPAERAAMVKKSLDICEKKGVVGAGYIPKLHWTNATANSEGLFSYFRYAEASFILTCRTPDGTGSCWAGQTGLKDVNLIDPVSITERASEKALKSQKPRAIEPGDYTVILESRPAARFLSLLLTSMDARAAEEGRSFMSGAERGQTKVGQKLFGDNVTLRSVMNHPVLRQSPIGEDGLAAQDVAWIEKGVVKNLYYNRFWAQKTGKTPTATSPGMSLVMDGGTTSVEEMIRTTKRGLLVSFFWYMRPVEAMSILYTGMTRDGLFLIENGEITAPVQNFRWNETPVVGFNNISALGPAEPMHTGEAYDQPGTAMVPPMRIEDFTMTSVSPAV; this comes from the coding sequence ATGAGTTGCTCACGTGAAGCAGTGAAAGCGATCACCGACAAGATCCTGAACATGGCCAAGGCCGACGCGGTCGAGGTCGACTTCCAGGGCGGCGAGCGGTCAGCCACGCGGTACGCCAATTCGAGCATCACCGCCAACCTGATCGAGCACGATCAGCAGGTCAACATCACCGTCTACTACGGGCAGAAGAGCGCGACGACGATCACGCACCAGTTCGACGATGCGTCGCTGAAGACGGCCATCGAGCAGGCGCAGGCGTTGGCCAAGCGCAAGCCCGACAACCCTGAAGCGATGCCGCTCGTGAAGCCGCCGCAGAACTATGCGCCGGTCGACGCGGTGATCGATCGCACGGTGGACTTCGGGCCTGCCGAACGCGCGGCGATGGTGAAGAAGAGCCTCGACATCTGCGAGAAGAAGGGCGTGGTCGGCGCGGGCTACATCCCGAAGCTGCACTGGACCAACGCCACGGCCAACAGCGAAGGGTTGTTCTCGTACTTCCGGTACGCGGAGGCGAGCTTCATCCTCACGTGCCGCACGCCGGACGGCACGGGCTCGTGCTGGGCCGGGCAGACAGGCCTGAAGGACGTGAACCTGATCGATCCCGTCTCGATCACCGAGCGGGCGTCCGAGAAGGCGCTGAAGTCGCAGAAGCCGCGCGCGATCGAACCCGGCGACTACACGGTGATCCTCGAGTCGCGTCCTGCGGCGCGGTTCCTCTCGCTGCTGCTCACCTCGATGGACGCGCGCGCCGCGGAAGAAGGCCGCAGCTTCATGAGCGGTGCCGAGCGCGGACAGACCAAGGTGGGGCAGAAGCTGTTTGGCGACAACGTCACGCTGCGCAGCGTGATGAATCATCCCGTGCTGCGGCAGTCGCCCATCGGCGAGGACGGTCTGGCCGCGCAGGACGTCGCCTGGATCGAGAAGGGCGTGGTCAAGAACCTGTACTACAACCGCTTCTGGGCCCAGAAGACAGGCAAGACGCCCACGGCGACGTCTCCGGGCATGAGCCTGGTGATGGACGGCGGGACGACGTCGGTCGAGGAGATGATCAGGACCACGAAGCGGGGGCTGCTCGTGTCGTTCTTCTGGTACATGCGTCCCGTCGAGGCGATGTCGATCCTGTACACGGGCATGACGCGCGACGGACTGTTCCTCATCGAGAACGGCGAGATCACGGCGCCCGTGCAGAACTTCCGCTGGAACGAAACGCCAGTGGTGGGCTTCAACAACATCAGCGCGCTCGGCCCTGCCGAGCCGATGCACACCGGCGAGGCGTACGACCAGCCGGGCACGGCGATGGTGCCGCCGATGCGCATCGAGGACTTCACCATGACGTCCGTCTCTCCGGCGGTCTGA
- a CDS encoding TldD/PmbA family protein: MSTNRRDFIKTIGATGVALASSDLVASLVARSPKGQVLASQFKGLSDVALAEAKRLGATYCDVRFTRNISDSITVRDKIVGGGGFGGFGGGGGRHESAGFGVRVLHSGVWGFASSPNVGEAEIRAITRQAVDVAKASAVAKRFDVKLAPTAAYQTSWATPITVDPATVSLDDKIAFLLGINEQLMKTKGVIRTQSSIAQDYEWKYFASSEGSYIEQETWRMAPSFTATARAGSKVKSRTFTVQARTGGYEVVTGGGMLENADRIAAEAVEHAMAPPVSPGLKDVIMTPSHSMLTIHEIIGHPTELDRILGYEANYAGTSFIKVSDVGKMKYGSKLFNVTADRTIAGGLCTVGYDDDGVKTQSWPIVREGILVGLQTNRETAHFMGETESRGCTFATTWRNYPFLRMSNLHVEPGDDKAPSAEELIADTKDGLLIDGRGSYSIDQQRYNGQFGGDAFWEIKNGKKVRMVSDVTYNAITTDFYGNLDAVTNKASWEMHGTTGDAKGQPVQINHISHGAPWMRVRQIMVGAAYL; the protein is encoded by the coding sequence ATGAGCACGAATCGTCGGGATTTCATCAAGACCATCGGCGCCACGGGCGTCGCGCTCGCGTCGAGCGATCTCGTCGCGTCGCTCGTGGCGCGGTCGCCGAAGGGGCAGGTCCTCGCCTCGCAGTTCAAGGGCCTGTCCGACGTGGCGCTCGCCGAGGCCAAGCGCCTCGGCGCGACGTACTGCGACGTCCGCTTCACGCGCAACATCAGCGACTCGATCACCGTGCGCGACAAGATCGTCGGCGGGGGCGGCTTCGGCGGCTTCGGTGGCGGTGGCGGACGGCACGAGAGCGCCGGGTTCGGCGTCCGTGTGCTGCACAGTGGCGTCTGGGGGTTTGCCAGCAGCCCGAACGTCGGCGAGGCGGAGATCCGAGCCATCACGCGTCAGGCCGTGGACGTCGCGAAGGCGAGTGCGGTGGCCAAGCGCTTCGACGTGAAGTTGGCGCCGACGGCGGCGTACCAGACGTCGTGGGCCACGCCGATCACGGTGGATCCGGCTACCGTGTCGCTCGACGACAAGATCGCGTTCCTGCTCGGCATCAACGAGCAGCTGATGAAGACCAAGGGCGTGATCCGCACGCAGTCGTCGATCGCCCAGGACTACGAGTGGAAGTACTTCGCCTCGTCCGAGGGCTCCTACATCGAGCAGGAGACGTGGCGCATGGCCCCGAGCTTCACGGCCACGGCGCGCGCCGGGAGCAAGGTGAAGTCGCGCACGTTCACCGTGCAGGCCCGCACGGGCGGCTACGAGGTGGTGACGGGCGGCGGCATGCTCGAGAACGCGGATCGGATCGCGGCCGAGGCCGTCGAGCACGCGATGGCGCCGCCGGTGTCGCCCGGGCTCAAGGACGTCATCATGACGCCCTCGCATTCGATGCTCACGATCCACGAGATCATCGGCCACCCGACCGAGCTCGATCGCATCCTCGGCTACGAGGCCAACTACGCCGGCACGAGCTTCATCAAGGTGTCGGACGTCGGCAAGATGAAGTACGGCAGCAAGCTGTTCAACGTCACGGCCGATCGCACGATTGCCGGCGGCCTCTGCACCGTGGGCTACGACGATGACGGCGTGAAGACGCAGTCGTGGCCGATCGTGCGCGAGGGCATCCTGGTGGGGCTGCAGACAAACCGCGAGACGGCGCACTTCATGGGCGAGACCGAGAGCCGCGGCTGCACGTTCGCCACGACGTGGCGCAACTATCCGTTCCTCCGGATGTCGAACCTGCACGTCGAGCCCGGCGACGACAAGGCGCCGAGCGCCGAGGAGCTCATCGCCGACACGAAGGACGGGTTGCTCATCGACGGACGCGGCAGCTATTCGATCGATCAGCAGCGCTACAACGGCCAGTTCGGCGGCGATGCGTTCTGGGAGATCAAGAACGGCAAGAAGGTGCGGATGGTGTCGGATGTGACCTACAACGCCATCACCACCGACTTCTACGGCAACCTCGATGCGGTGACCAACAAGGCGTCATGGGAGATGCACGGGACCACGGGCGACGCCAAGGGCCAGCCCGTGCAGATCAACCACATCTCCCACGGTGCCCCGTGGATGCGCGTCCGCCAGATCATGGTCGGCGCGGCCTACCTCTAG